Proteins co-encoded in one Kribbella solani genomic window:
- a CDS encoding cell division protein SepF, producing the protein MSGALRKMGVYLGLVEDGERYNARYDDEYDDYDEYEDEAVDGDSQTEPVPAGRESRESREPREHREERPEPSGATVSKFPDRRGVAPSPEVTELARITTVHPRSYNEARVIGEHFRDGTPVIMNLTEMDHADAKRLVDFAAGLIFCCRGSIERITTKVFLVCPPNVTVAAEEKEKIAADGFYNQS; encoded by the coding sequence ATGAGCGGCGCACTGCGCAAGATGGGTGTGTACCTCGGCTTGGTCGAGGACGGGGAGCGCTACAACGCGCGGTACGACGACGAGTACGACGACTACGACGAGTACGAGGACGAAGCCGTCGACGGGGACTCCCAGACCGAGCCGGTACCCGCCGGCCGGGAGAGCCGTGAGTCCCGCGAGCCACGCGAACACCGCGAGGAGCGTCCGGAGCCGAGCGGTGCAACGGTGAGCAAGTTCCCAGACCGGCGCGGAGTCGCGCCGTCCCCGGAGGTTACCGAGTTGGCCCGCATCACCACCGTGCATCCGCGCAGCTACAACGAGGCGCGCGTGATCGGTGAGCACTTCCGCGACGGTACGCCCGTCATCATGAACCTGACCGAGATGGACCACGCCGACGCCAAGCGGCTGGTGGACTTCGCGGCCGGCCTGATCTTCTGCTGCCGCGGTTCGATCGAGCGGATCACCACCAAGGTGTTCCTGGTCTGCCCGCCGAACGTCACGGTGGCCGCCGAGGAGAAGGAAAAGATCGCTGCCGACGGGTTCTACAACCAGAGTTGA
- a CDS encoding YggS family pyridoxal phosphate-dependent enzyme: MTERTDELRSNLQLVQERIEKACQAAGRSRDEVTLVAITKTFPVSDVRALAALGIGDAGENREQELKQKAPDCPDLRWHFVGQLQSKKARSIVRYASAVHSVDRLSLVSALSKAAVAEEKTVRCLIQVSLAAYGPADAATGASRGGVEPSAVPELAAAIATADGLELGGVMAVAPLGSEPAEAFAGLREVASRLRSEHPGADWISAGMTGDLEAAIQQGATHVRLGRALLGTRPRLG, encoded by the coding sequence ATGACCGAGCGGACCGACGAGCTGCGGTCGAATCTTCAGCTGGTCCAGGAGCGGATCGAGAAGGCCTGTCAGGCGGCCGGCCGGTCCCGGGACGAGGTGACCCTCGTAGCGATCACCAAAACCTTCCCAGTCAGCGACGTACGGGCGCTGGCGGCCCTTGGGATCGGCGACGCCGGCGAGAACCGCGAGCAGGAACTCAAACAGAAGGCGCCGGACTGCCCGGACCTGAGGTGGCACTTCGTCGGCCAGCTGCAGTCGAAGAAGGCCCGCTCGATCGTGAGATATGCCTCGGCGGTGCACTCGGTCGACCGGCTGTCGTTGGTCAGCGCGCTGTCGAAGGCCGCGGTCGCCGAGGAGAAGACGGTGCGCTGCCTGATCCAGGTGAGCCTCGCGGCGTACGGCCCGGCGGACGCGGCGACCGGCGCGAGCCGTGGCGGGGTCGAACCGTCCGCCGTACCCGAGCTGGCGGCTGCGATCGCGACCGCCGACGGGCTCGAACTCGGCGGCGTGATGGCGGTCGCGCCGCTGGGATCGGAACCGGCCGAAGCCTTCGCCGGACTGCGTGAAGTAGCGTCCCGGCTACGCTCCGAACACCCCGGCGCGGACTGGATCTCGGCCGGGATGACCGGTGATCTGGAGGCCGCGATCCAGCAGGGTGCGACACACGTTCGGCTCGGGCGCGCATTACTCGGTACGCGCCCCCGGCTGGGTTAG
- the pgeF gene encoding peptidoglycan editing factor PgeF — MFGYDEVLTAARVAFTDRYGGASKPPYGEFNLGTAAGPDADGVRTNFQQVATEFGVRTEHVVVLHQVHGRDVHVVRPGDELPLNPHPQADALVTDRTDVVLAVRAADCLPVLLAGDGVIGAAHSGRRGMYAGVVPATVDAMRKLGASRITAVLGPYACGKCYEVPEEMRAEVSAQVPASYSETSWGTPAIDVAAGVRAQLAELDVEVIDATACTIESGNLYSYRREGPESGRLAGLIKLAGS; from the coding sequence GTGTTCGGCTATGACGAGGTACTCACCGCCGCCCGGGTCGCGTTCACCGATCGGTACGGCGGCGCCAGCAAACCACCGTACGGCGAGTTCAATCTCGGGACAGCGGCCGGCCCGGACGCTGACGGCGTACGGACGAACTTCCAGCAGGTCGCGACCGAGTTCGGCGTACGAACCGAGCATGTGGTTGTCCTCCACCAGGTGCACGGCCGCGACGTACACGTCGTCCGCCCGGGCGACGAGCTTCCGCTGAACCCGCACCCGCAGGCCGATGCGCTGGTCACCGATCGGACCGATGTCGTACTCGCGGTGCGCGCCGCCGACTGTCTGCCCGTACTGCTCGCCGGTGATGGCGTGATCGGTGCCGCGCATTCCGGGCGCAGAGGGATGTACGCCGGCGTTGTTCCGGCCACGGTCGACGCGATGCGAAAGCTCGGTGCGTCCCGGATCACCGCAGTCCTCGGACCGTACGCCTGTGGGAAGTGTTACGAGGTGCCGGAAGAGATGCGCGCCGAAGTCAGCGCGCAGGTGCCGGCGTCGTACTCCGAAACCAGCTGGGGGACACCCGCGATCGACGTGGCGGCCGGGGTGCGAGCGCAGTTGGCCGAGCTCGACGTCGAGGTGATCGACGCGACGGCGTGCACGATCGAGTCCGGGAACCTGTACTCCTATCGCCGCGAAGGCCCGGAAAGCGGCCGGCTGGCCGGGCTGATCAAGCTGGCCGGCTCATGA